One Nitrososphaerota archaeon genomic region harbors:
- a CDS encoding 50S ribosomal protein L4, producing the protein MKTQTLSLTGTKQDEIELPKVFSTPVNKDLIHRAFVNLDSHHYQRQGRMPSAGQNTVAASNDPPTGHGQARVARIRGGGPRRGQAAKVAMVRGGRQAHPPTSEKIVYKKLNKQEKRLALCSAIAATASKDLVSSRGHIINGIESFPVIVSDDIEKISKAKEISKVMSALKLSGDIERLEKRKARSGRSSIRGRKTKTGKSILFVTKDAKSLSKACGAFPGVDVRAVSDLSILDLAPGSSLVRLTVYTKGAINEIGNLKSRHLELMEALR; encoded by the coding sequence ATGAAAACACAAACACTATCACTGACTGGCACAAAGCAAGACGAAATCGAACTACCAAAGGTATTCTCAACACCGGTAAACAAGGATCTAATTCATCGAGCATTTGTCAACTTGGATTCTCACCACTACCAAAGACAGGGAAGAATGCCATCTGCTGGTCAAAACACAGTTGCGGCATCAAACGATCCACCAACAGGTCACGGCCAAGCAAGAGTTGCAAGAATTCGTGGTGGCGGTCCAAGACGTGGACAAGCTGCCAAAGTCGCAATGGTCAGAGGCGGAAGACAAGCGCATCCACCAACATCTGAAAAAATAGTCTACAAGAAACTAAACAAACAAGAAAAACGACTTGCGCTATGTTCTGCAATTGCAGCTACGGCTTCAAAGGACTTGGTTTCCTCACGAGGACACATCATCAACGGAATTGAGTCATTCCCAGTAATAGTATCTGATGACATTGAAAAGATCTCTAAAGCAAAAGAAATTTCCAAGGTAATGTCTGCACTAAAATTGTCTGGCGACATTGAGCGACTAGAAAAAAGAAAGGCACGTTCCGGCAGATCATCCATTAGGGGAAGAAAAACAAAGACAGGCAAATCAATTCTCTTTGTAACCAAAGACGCAAAATCCCTATCCAAGGCATGCGGTGCATTCCCGGGAGTCGACGTAAGAGCAGTAAGCGATCTATCAATTTTGGACTTGGCTCCAGGTTCTAGCCTTGTTAGATTAACAGTATACACAAAGGGAGCAATAAATGAAATTGGAAACCTAAAGTCACGCCATCTTGAACTAATGGAGGCACTACGATGA
- a CDS encoding 50S ribosomal protein L23: MNTTQATKIILRPYVTEKTFSLIEKDNRICFIVDKDASKATIKEAIKTLYEENAIDVNTARTISGKKAFVKFETVEKARDLATKIGML, encoded by the coding sequence ATGAATACCACACAAGCAACAAAAATAATTCTGAGACCATATGTCACAGAAAAGACATTCTCGCTAATTGAAAAAGACAACAGGATCTGCTTTATTGTCGACAAGGACGCAAGCAAGGCCACAATAAAAGAGGCAATCAAGACACTATACGAAGAAAATGCAATTGATGTCAATACCGCAAGAACAATTTCCGGTAAAAAGGCATTTGTCAAATTTGAAACTGTCGAAAAAGCACGCGACCTTGCAACAAAGATAGGAATGCTATAA
- a CDS encoding 30S ribosomal protein S19, with the protein MVKEFDYRGIPLEQLQAMSLEKLFELFPARARRSLTRGITDGKRKLIEEIKASKAGKAKNPIKTHIRDLIVLPYMVGVTVNVFSGKEFIPVTITPQMIGHFIGEYVRTNKRVVHGAPGVGASRSSLYVPLK; encoded by the coding sequence ATGGTTAAGGAATTCGACTATAGAGGCATTCCATTGGAACAACTCCAAGCCATGTCTCTAGAAAAATTATTCGAGCTTTTCCCAGCGAGAGCAAGGCGTTCCCTTACCCGTGGAATTACCGACGGTAAGAGAAAACTAATTGAGGAAATCAAGGCGAGCAAGGCAGGTAAGGCCAAAAACCCAATTAAGACACACATTAGAGATCTTATTGTATTACCATACATGGTCGGAGTAACAGTTAACGTATTTTCTGGAAAGGAATTCATTCCAGTAACAATCACACCACAAATGATTGGCCACTTTATCGGCGAATATGTTAGAACAAACAAGCGTGTCGTTCACGGCGCACCTGGCGTCGGAGCATCAAGATCCAGCTTGTATGTACCATTAAAGTGA
- a CDS encoding 50S ribosomal protein L22, with the protein MPDYGYAFQNFDSTKHVRASIREKSFSHKHAREVAKMIKGMSIEKARDALQDVISLKRAVPFRRYKNEVGHRSDTGVMSGRYPRKAAEEFIKLLDNLEANAEYKGMDLDRLKIISANTHKGVLVKRFTPRAQGRATPKNNVLTHVELVAQEV; encoded by the coding sequence ATGCCGGACTATGGTTACGCATTTCAAAATTTCGACTCGACGAAACACGTCCGAGCATCAATTCGAGAAAAATCATTCTCTCACAAGCATGCACGTGAGGTAGCCAAAATGATCAAGGGCATGTCCATTGAAAAAGCACGAGATGCACTACAAGACGTAATTTCACTGAAAAGGGCGGTCCCATTTAGAAGATACAAAAACGAAGTAGGACATCGTTCCGACACTGGAGTAATGTCTGGTCGTTACCCAAGAAAGGCTGCAGAGGAATTCATCAAATTACTGGATAATTTGGAAGCAAATGCCGAATACAAAGGAATGGATCTTGATAGACTCAAAATCATTTCTGCAAATACACACAAGGGCGTTCTAGTTAAGCGATTCACTCCAAGAGCGCAAGGTAGAGCAACTCCAAAGAACAATGTACTAACACACGTCGAGCTGGTGGCTCAAGAGGTTTAG
- a CDS encoding 30S ribosomal protein S3 — protein sequence MSAVKNVIKDNYNMMLLKDYLRSAIKESGFSHVEISKTPMGTRVVLHVTRPGIVIGRKGTGIRELTETLEKRFGLKSPQIAVNEILQPELTASVMCNRLAQLIERGTAFRRATMWTLQQIMNAGAMGVQITVSGKLRGDRSSFEKHSLGVLPRAGHSASIIVDEDTTPIPTPMGYIGVRIRIARKERYIPEFELKGKKETKEEREIRLAKEESERIARTESEQVKLDQEKIEQMDLMEEVEEKLK from the coding sequence ATGTCTGCAGTCAAAAACGTAATCAAAGACAACTACAACATGATGCTTCTCAAAGATTATCTCAGAAGTGCAATCAAAGAGTCGGGTTTCTCACACGTTGAGATTTCTAAAACACCGATGGGTACCAGAGTTGTATTGCACGTAACACGACCGGGCATCGTAATTGGAAGAAAGGGAACTGGAATCAGAGAATTAACAGAAACTCTGGAGAAAAGATTCGGCCTAAAAAGTCCACAAATAGCAGTAAATGAAATCTTACAGCCGGAGCTTACCGCAAGCGTCATGTGCAATAGATTGGCACAGTTAATCGAGCGAGGAACCGCATTTAGAAGAGCAACAATGTGGACATTGCAACAAATAATGAATGCGGGTGCTATGGGTGTCCAAATCACGGTTTCAGGCAAATTGCGAGGCGATCGTTCATCATTTGAAAAACACTCCTTGGGTGTTTTACCACGAGCAGGCCACTCTGCAAGTATCATAGTTGACGAAGACACAACACCAATACCAACCCCAATGGGCTATATCGGAGTTAGAATCAGAATTGCAAGAAAGGAAAGATACATTCCAGAATTTGAGCTAAAGGGCAAAAAAGAAACCAAAGAAGAGCGGGAAATCAGACTGGCAAAAGAGGAATCAGAACGCATCGCAAGAACAGAAAGCGAGCAAGTCAAACTCGACCAGGAAAAGATTGAACAAATGGATCTTATGGAAGAAGTGGAGGAGAAACTAAAGTAA
- the rpmC gene encoding 50S ribosomal protein L29: MAQLRMKSIRELNEVDLKSRLEQSRVELAKMRTDAAKGTLRKESGKIRALRKEIARMLTRINEMKKQ; this comes from the coding sequence ATGGCCCAATTAAGGATGAAGTCAATCAGAGAGCTAAACGAAGTTGATCTAAAATCAAGACTAGAGCAATCACGAGTCGAGCTTGCAAAGATGCGAACAGATGCTGCAAAGGGAACTCTGCGCAAGGAATCCGGCAAAATTCGAGCACTGCGAAAAGAAATTGCAAGAATGCTCACAAGAATAAACGAGATGAAAAAACAATGA